One window from the genome of Natrialba magadii ATCC 43099 encodes:
- a CDS encoding DUF892 family protein has translation MYHLERELEDLQTELAEAATDEERESFYMAHSETTTEQIGRIEPLFDAVEAEPGVVESDVLDTLTSEREDLIADIQDPALGDLVEAELGRTIERLEITKLETLLALADRMDLPDEIVGPLEETKTEATNGLERAKEVTEI, from the coding sequence ATCTACCACCTCGAGCGCGAACTCGAGGACCTCCAGACCGAACTGGCCGAGGCTGCGACTGACGAGGAACGCGAGTCGTTTTACATGGCCCACAGCGAGACCACGACCGAACAGATCGGCCGGATAGAACCGCTGTTCGACGCGGTCGAGGCCGAACCGGGCGTCGTCGAGAGTGACGTGCTCGATACTCTCACGAGCGAGCGCGAGGACCTCATTGCGGACATACAGGACCCGGCACTCGGCGACCTCGTCGAGGCCGAACTCGGCCGGACGATCGAGCGCCTCGAGATCACGAAACTCGAGACGCTACTGGCGCTTGCGGATCGGATGGACTTGCCCGACGAGATTGTGGGGCCACTCGAGGAGACGAAGACCGAGGCAACGAACGGACTGGAGCGTGCGAAAGAGGTGACTGAGATCTAG
- a CDS encoding diphthine--ammonia ligase gives MSDADGTGAWVSLFSGGKDSSWALYQALETDLDVQRLVTVHPSEDSYMYHVPATDLATLAAESTGIELVDVDPADFDADSATDSGEQGDAELEPLEAALEELDADLDGGIAGVTAGAVESEFQTNRIEAMCDRLGCDLFAPLWQEHPRTLADEMLEAGFEIKIIQTAAYGLDESWLGRTLDQDALAELETLNEEYGVHILGEGGEFETLVVDGPHMDQRIALEYETEWDRDGGRGSIRVTDATLE, from the coding sequence ATGAGCGATGCAGACGGCACGGGCGCGTGGGTGAGCCTCTTCTCCGGTGGCAAGGACTCCTCGTGGGCACTGTATCAGGCCCTCGAGACCGACCTCGACGTCCAGCGACTCGTCACCGTCCACCCGTCCGAGGACTCCTACATGTATCACGTTCCGGCAACCGACCTCGCCACACTCGCAGCCGAGAGCACCGGCATCGAACTCGTCGACGTCGACCCCGCTGATTTCGACGCCGACAGCGCGACCGACTCCGGTGAACAGGGCGATGCCGAACTGGAGCCACTCGAGGCGGCACTCGAAGAACTGGACGCCGACCTCGACGGCGGCATCGCGGGCGTCACGGCCGGTGCCGTCGAGAGCGAGTTCCAGACCAACCGAATCGAAGCGATGTGCGACCGCCTCGGCTGTGATCTCTTCGCGCCACTCTGGCAGGAACATCCCCGAACGCTGGCGGACGAAATGCTCGAGGCCGGCTTCGAAATCAAAATCATCCAGACAGCTGCCTACGGGTTAGATGAATCCTGGCTCGGCCGCACGCTCGACCAGGACGCACTGGCCGAACTCGAGACGCTCAACGAGGAGTACGGCGTCCACATTCTCGGCGAAGGCGGTGAGTTCGAGACGCTCGTCGTCGACGGCCCGCACATGGACCAGCGGATTGCACTCGAGTACGAGACGGAGTGGGACAGAGACGGGGGCCGTGGGTCGATTCGGGTGACCGACGCAACACTCGAGTAG
- the metG gene encoding methionine--tRNA ligase, producing the protein MSTDSTTTDDAFPTDRPAVVTCGLPYANGDLHIGHLRGYIGADAFSRALETLGQETAYVSGSDMHGTPVAVNAEEEGVSPEEFAMEWHEQYEETFPKFNVDFDNYGHTHDETNTEFTQEIVRTLDDEGYVYEKEIQVAYDPDADQYLPDRYVEGTCPYCGEKARGDECDEGCQRHLEPGEVEDPTSTITGNAAEYRDRTHKFFEVSEFADYLTEFLDGLEGTSNARNQPRQWIEEGLQDWCLTRDMEWGIDYPNGDSETTEDIVLYVWVDAPVEYIASTKQYADRVGTDEYDWERVWKDDGDIVHVIGRDIIQHHTIFWPAMLEGAGYNKPRAVAATGFITINGKGLSTSRNRAIWAKEYLEEGFHPDLLRYYLTTTGGLQQDVDFSWDAFQEKVNGELVGTVGNFWYRSLLFAYRNYEGTPEADVSEEVAERIKGAIGQTREAVNDYSLRGIGQAATQLAQFGNEYIQRNEPWKLTDDDPEQAAQVIRDCVQIAKAVGVLLEPIAPDKAQALWEQLGEDGDVSDVHLEDALESPPRNFDEPGELFEKIEDDRVAELNEKLEERVAAAGDDDESDDNEETESDDTASDESAAMADEDEGEDAATGDLEPLLEERIGFEDFQELDIRVGRIESAEGIEGADDLAKLEVDIGFETRQVVAGIKQLHDLDELPGEKCILLANMEPAELFGVESNGMILAAGDEADLLTTHDDAVVGEKVQ; encoded by the coding sequence ATGAGCACGGATTCAACAACAACTGACGACGCATTTCCGACGGATCGTCCCGCCGTCGTGACCTGCGGGTTGCCCTATGCCAACGGCGACCTGCACATCGGTCACCTGCGGGGGTACATCGGCGCAGACGCATTCTCGCGCGCACTCGAGACGCTCGGCCAGGAAACGGCCTACGTCTCCGGCTCGGACATGCACGGCACGCCCGTCGCCGTCAACGCCGAGGAGGAGGGCGTCTCGCCAGAGGAATTCGCGATGGAGTGGCACGAACAGTACGAAGAGACGTTCCCGAAGTTCAACGTCGACTTCGACAACTACGGCCACACGCACGACGAGACGAACACCGAATTCACCCAGGAAATCGTTCGCACGCTGGACGACGAGGGGTACGTCTACGAGAAAGAGATTCAGGTCGCCTACGACCCCGACGCAGATCAGTATCTGCCCGACCGCTACGTCGAGGGGACCTGCCCCTACTGTGGCGAGAAGGCCCGCGGCGACGAGTGTGACGAGGGCTGCCAGCGCCACCTGGAGCCAGGCGAGGTCGAGGACCCAACGAGTACGATCACCGGCAACGCAGCGGAGTACCGCGACCGAACCCACAAGTTCTTCGAGGTTTCCGAATTCGCCGACTACCTCACCGAGTTCCTGGACGGCCTCGAGGGTACCTCGAACGCGCGCAACCAGCCCCGGCAGTGGATCGAAGAGGGGCTGCAGGACTGGTGTCTCACCCGAGATATGGAGTGGGGGATCGACTATCCAAACGGAGATAGCGAGACCACGGAAGACATCGTCCTCTACGTCTGGGTCGACGCTCCCGTCGAGTACATCGCCTCGACGAAGCAGTACGCAGACCGCGTCGGCACCGACGAGTACGACTGGGAGCGTGTCTGGAAAGACGATGGCGACATCGTCCACGTCATCGGCCGCGACATCATCCAGCACCACACCATCTTCTGGCCCGCGATGCTCGAGGGCGCAGGCTACAACAAGCCCCGTGCGGTCGCCGCAACGGGCTTCATCACGATCAACGGCAAGGGGCTCTCCACCAGCCGGAATCGTGCGATCTGGGCAAAGGAGTACCTAGAGGAGGGCTTCCACCCCGACCTGCTTCGGTACTACCTAACTACGACCGGCGGCCTCCAGCAGGACGTCGACTTCTCCTGGGACGCCTTCCAGGAGAAGGTCAACGGCGAGTTAGTGGGGACGGTCGGCAACTTCTGGTACCGCTCACTCCTGTTCGCCTATCGCAACTACGAGGGGACGCCGGAGGCAGACGTCTCCGAAGAAGTCGCAGAGCGTATCAAGGGCGCTATCGGCCAAACCCGCGAGGCCGTCAACGACTACTCGCTGCGCGGCATCGGCCAGGCCGCAACCCAGCTCGCCCAGTTCGGCAACGAGTACATCCAGCGCAACGAACCCTGGAAGCTCACCGACGACGACCCCGAGCAGGCTGCACAGGTTATCCGTGACTGCGTTCAGATCGCCAAGGCCGTCGGCGTCCTCCTCGAACCAATCGCCCCCGACAAAGCCCAGGCGCTCTGGGAGCAGTTAGGCGAGGACGGCGACGTGTCGGACGTTCATCTCGAGGACGCACTCGAGTCCCCGCCGCGAAACTTCGACGAGCCGGGTGAGCTCTTCGAAAAGATCGAAGACGACCGCGTCGCGGAGCTGAACGAGAAGTTGGAAGAGCGAGTTGCGGCGGCCGGCGATGATGACGAGAGCGACGACAACGAGGAAACCGAAAGCGACGACACTGCGTCGGACGAATCGGCGGCTATGGCAGACGAAGATGAAGGCGAAGACGCAGCCACCGGCGACCTCGAGCCGCTCCTCGAGGAGCGTATCGGCTTCGAAGACTTCCAGGAACTCGACATCCGCGTCGGTCGGATCGAGTCGGCCGAGGGGATCGAGGGTGCGGACGATCTCGCGAAGCTCGAGGTCGACATCGGGTTCGAGACGCGCCAGGTCGTCGCGGGCATCAAGCAGCTGCACGACCTCGACGAACTGCCGGGCGAGAAGTGCATCCTGCTCGCAAACATGGAGCCCGCGGAGCTGTTCGGTGTCGAATCGAACGGCATGATCCTCGCGGCGGGCGACGAAGCGGATCTGCTGACGACCCACGACGACGCTGTCGTGGGCGAGAAAGTGCAGTAA
- the pyk gene encoding pyruvate kinase: MRNAKIVCTLGPASSDQRTIRDLADAGMSVARLNASHGSRADRAELIDRVRTVDEQREKPVAVMLDMQGPEIRTAPLPDGETVTLESGSEIEFVESDQVSAERVGLSLPIDAVEVGDRILLDDGLIETTVREHEDEGDTIRAHVDTGGELGGRKGVNVPGVDLDLDVVTESDRRDLELAAEKEVDFVAASFVRDAEDVFEVSEVLESFGAEIPIVSKIERAGAVDNLDEIIDASDGIMVARGDLGVECPMEDVPMIQKRMIRKCREAGLPVITATEMLDSMVHARRPTRAEASDVANAVLDGTDAVMLSAETAIGDHPVAVVDAMDSIVREVENSGEYDELLEQRVPAAGEARTDALARSARFLARDVGADAVVAATESGYTALKTAKYRPGVPVVASTPSHRVRRKLALSWGVTPLYAEISDQGADTVVEKAVQAALEAGIAESGATVVVLCGMMTELEGASTTNMLKVHVAAEALTTGRVVVEGRATGPLARVPDGDLTDVPDGAIIALPADFDEEFTGDLNTIGGIVNAQRGMTGYPALVAREINVPMVSGADIPDAASGTVVTVDAERGVVYEGNISDRRNQDE, from the coding sequence ATGAGAAACGCAAAGATCGTCTGTACGCTGGGTCCCGCCTCGAGCGATCAGCGGACGATCCGCGACCTCGCCGACGCCGGGATGTCCGTCGCCCGGCTGAACGCGAGCCACGGTAGCCGCGCGGACCGAGCCGAACTCATCGACCGCGTCCGGACGGTCGACGAGCAACGCGAGAAGCCAGTCGCCGTCATGCTCGACATGCAGGGCCCCGAGATTCGCACCGCCCCGCTTCCTGACGGCGAAACGGTGACACTCGAGTCCGGCTCCGAAATCGAGTTCGTCGAGAGCGACCAGGTCTCGGCCGAACGGGTGGGGCTCTCGCTGCCGATCGACGCCGTCGAAGTGGGTGATCGTATTTTGCTCGACGACGGATTGATCGAGACGACAGTTCGCGAGCACGAGGACGAGGGCGACACGATACGGGCACACGTCGACACGGGCGGCGAACTCGGCGGCCGGAAGGGTGTGAACGTCCCCGGCGTCGATCTGGACCTCGATGTCGTCACCGAGTCCGACCGTCGGGACCTGGAACTGGCCGCCGAGAAGGAGGTCGACTTCGTCGCGGCGAGTTTCGTCCGTGACGCCGAAGACGTCTTCGAGGTTAGCGAGGTACTCGAGAGTTTCGGCGCGGAGATCCCGATCGTATCGAAGATCGAGCGCGCAGGTGCGGTAGACAACTTGGACGAGATCATCGACGCGTCGGACGGAATCATGGTTGCCCGCGGCGATCTGGGCGTCGAGTGTCCGATGGAGGACGTGCCGATGATCCAGAAGCGAATGATCCGGAAGTGTCGCGAGGCAGGCCTGCCGGTTATTACGGCGACGGAGATGCTGGACTCGATGGTTCACGCGCGCCGACCGACGAGAGCGGAGGCCTCGGACGTGGCCAACGCCGTTCTCGACGGCACGGATGCGGTGATGCTCTCGGCGGAGACCGCCATCGGCGACCACCCTGTCGCCGTCGTCGACGCGATGGACAGTATCGTCCGCGAGGTCGAGAACTCTGGGGAGTACGACGAACTGTTAGAACAGCGCGTTCCCGCGGCCGGCGAGGCCCGAACGGACGCGCTGGCACGATCGGCTCGCTTCCTTGCACGCGACGTTGGCGCCGACGCAGTCGTCGCGGCAACCGAATCTGGCTACACGGCATTGAAGACCGCGAAGTACCGGCCCGGTGTTCCGGTCGTCGCCTCGACGCCGAGCCACCGCGTTCGGCGGAAACTCGCCCTCTCGTGGGGCGTCACGCCGCTGTATGCCGAAATCTCCGATCAGGGGGCTGATACCGTCGTCGAGAAGGCAGTACAGGCAGCACTCGAGGCCGGGATCGCCGAGAGCGGTGCCACCGTCGTTGTTCTCTGTGGGATGATGACCGAACTCGAGGGTGCGAGCACGACGAACATGTTGAAGGTCCACGTCGCCGCGGAGGCACTGACGACGGGCCGTGTCGTCGTCGAGGGCCGAGCCACGGGACCGCTCGCCCGCGTCCCGGACGGCGACCTCACCGACGTGCCGGACGGTGCTATCATCGCTCTCCCAGCGGATTTCGACGAGGAGTTCACGGGTGATTTGAACACGATTGGTGGCATCGTCAACGCCCAGCGTGGGATGACGGGGTACCCGGCACTGGTCGCCCGAGAGATCAACGTGCCGATGGTCAGTGGGGCAGATATTCCGGATGCTGCTTCCGGAACCGTCGTGACCGTCGACGCAGAGCGTGGCGTCGTCTACGAAGGTAACATCAGTGACCGGCGCAACCAGGACGAGTAA
- a CDS encoding DUF7312 domain-containing protein, translated as MADETSDDDHRDDWGASWGTDSESGSRSDSTSNSNSNSNSDPKPDSDSDSGSNPNLNSNSNSNSNPATAPEPRAGPPSASDDRTETDRISIDLSRDTDPDTTRETAQDDDEETDEDDPYAPEPSSAPIEAGDPSLENALFVALGALIMLFVLVRVFSIML; from the coding sequence ATGGCAGACGAGACGTCCGACGACGACCATCGCGACGACTGGGGGGCGTCGTGGGGGACGGATTCAGAATCTGGTTCACGGTCGGACTCGACCTCGAACTCGAACTCGAACTCGAACTCGGACCCGAAGCCGGACTCGGACTCGGACTCGGGCTCAAACCCAAACCTGAACTCGAACTCCAATTCCAACTCGAATCCAGCAACTGCGCCTGAGCCACGCGCAGGCCCACCATCCGCATCGGATGACCGCACTGAGACTGATCGCATCTCTATCGATCTCTCACGAGACACCGACCCCGACACGACTCGAGAAACAGCCCAGGACGACGATGAGGAGACCGACGAAGACGACCCCTATGCTCCCGAACCAAGTTCGGCACCGATCGAAGCTGGTGACCCATCGCTCGAGAACGCACTCTTCGTCGCACTTGGCGCGCTCATCATGCTCTTCGTTCTTGTACGCGTCTTCTCGATTATGCTCTGA
- a CDS encoding serine hydrolase domain-containing protein, giving the protein MSTDPSRRQLLAGSALLGTASLAGPLTELAGADASTSELSQPGEHSEHNGNGRSGPTTATLHAQQDAAELDLELDPDAVESFVDNALDTALDEHDIVGASVAVVHDDEAILTKGYGVADADTEEPVDAADTRFRIGSVSKPIVWTAAMQLIEDGQLDPHEDVTTYLESVSIPETHTESITMAHLATHTAGFEERFQGTWVTDPDDMRDLPTVLSDEQPARVRPPGEVIAYSNYGTALAAQVVADIAGTPFGQYAQENVFDPLSMTQSSFAQPFPDEAASENAATGYSALLGSPQEAPGLLLEFAPAGSMSASATDMAQFMRAQLGDGSLGTDDSRVLESDAVSQLQEQWFTHHDALDGFTFGFIEGTIGPQAHRTLEHNGHIPGSFYSDLWLVPAADLGVFVTYNTDSGAVASGEFREGFAAEFLSDAEGEDELTPGEPDGPPARAGELEGTYRSVRVVETTMGKLPSTVQAASADVRVDDDGFLVTDFGGGPDRWVEVEPLRFEAVEGDTQLAFGEQDGDVRYLFLDFQAFERQSWHESLSLHGGVAGATMLGMLSGAVGWPLARGWRRFRSGRDGSGGGGNSGSENELSDATTGEADTDSAASAPSGAPDTESPSETQQIDGSAASSTTDSDSASPESDGDSSASVAEESQSKSVSQPQTRTQSSQSSTPLHNAGWARWVAGGSSGALFGFLVGTVVLYLLQPYTLFSNPPTSFQLLAVLPLVGALGTVVAAGYAVQSWRLSWWTLRSRVHYTLVVLATAGFCLLLGYWNLLTIPL; this is encoded by the coding sequence ATGTCGACCGATCCCTCCCGCCGGCAGCTTCTCGCCGGCTCGGCGCTTCTCGGAACGGCATCGCTCGCCGGGCCGCTCACGGAGCTTGCCGGTGCTGACGCATCGACATCCGAACTGTCTCAGCCGGGTGAACACTCGGAGCACAACGGAAACGGACGAAGCGGTCCGACCACCGCCACACTGCACGCACAGCAAGACGCGGCCGAACTCGACCTAGAGCTGGATCCCGACGCCGTCGAGTCGTTCGTCGACAACGCACTGGACACGGCCCTCGACGAACACGATATCGTCGGCGCGTCCGTCGCCGTCGTCCACGACGACGAGGCCATCCTCACGAAAGGATACGGCGTGGCAGACGCCGACACCGAGGAGCCCGTCGACGCCGCCGACACGCGGTTCCGAATCGGATCCGTCTCGAAACCGATCGTCTGGACGGCTGCGATGCAACTGATCGAGGACGGACAGCTTGATCCACACGAGGACGTAACGACGTACCTCGAGTCCGTCTCGATTCCTGAAACACACACCGAATCGATCACGATGGCTCATCTCGCGACGCACACGGCCGGCTTCGAAGAGCGGTTTCAGGGAACGTGGGTCACCGATCCCGACGACATGCGAGACTTGCCAACAGTGCTCTCAGACGAACAGCCGGCCCGTGTCCGCCCGCCCGGCGAGGTGATCGCCTACTCGAACTACGGAACCGCACTCGCCGCCCAGGTCGTCGCCGATATCGCCGGCACACCCTTCGGACAGTACGCTCAGGAGAACGTCTTCGACCCGCTGTCGATGACCCAGTCGTCGTTCGCACAACCGTTCCCGGACGAGGCGGCGAGCGAGAACGCCGCCACGGGATACAGCGCGCTTCTTGGATCGCCCCAGGAAGCGCCCGGTCTGCTCCTCGAGTTCGCCCCCGCTGGCTCGATGAGCGCGTCGGCGACCGACATGGCGCAATTCATGCGCGCACAGCTTGGGGACGGTTCTCTTGGCACCGACGATAGTCGGGTACTCGAGTCCGATGCCGTGTCCCAGCTCCAGGAACAGTGGTTCACCCACCACGACGCGCTCGACGGCTTCACCTTCGGGTTCATCGAGGGTACCATCGGCCCGCAGGCACACCGGACACTCGAGCACAACGGCCACATTCCGGGTTCGTTCTACAGCGACCTCTGGCTGGTTCCCGCGGCCGATCTCGGCGTCTTCGTCACGTACAACACCGACAGCGGGGCGGTGGCAAGCGGCGAGTTCCGTGAAGGGTTCGCTGCTGAGTTTCTGTCCGATGCAGAGGGCGAAGACGAGCTGACGCCAGGCGAACCCGATGGTCCACCCGCTCGCGCCGGCGAACTCGAGGGCACCTACCGCAGCGTTCGGGTCGTCGAAACGACGATGGGGAAGCTGCCGTCGACGGTGCAAGCGGCCAGCGCCGATGTCCGCGTCGACGACGATGGCTTTCTCGTCACGGATTTCGGTGGGGGTCCCGACCGCTGGGTGGAGGTCGAGCCGCTCCGCTTCGAGGCGGTCGAGGGCGATACGCAGCTTGCGTTCGGCGAGCAAGATGGTGACGTTCGATATCTCTTCCTCGATTTCCAGGCGTTCGAACGCCAGTCGTGGCACGAGTCACTCTCGCTGCACGGCGGAGTCGCCGGCGCGACGATGCTGGGAATGCTCTCGGGTGCCGTTGGCTGGCCGCTGGCACGTGGTTGGCGGCGGTTCCGTAGTGGTCGCGATGGGAGCGGCGGTGGCGGCAATAGCGGGAGTGAGAACGAGCTTTCCGACGCAACTACTGGCGAGGCCGACACCGATTCCGCTGCGTCAGCACCGAGTGGTGCGCCTGACACGGAATCGCCGTCTGAGACGCAGCAGATCGACGGTTCGGCGGCTTCAAGTACCACAGATTCGGACAGCGCCAGTCCTGAGTCAGACGGGGACTCGAGTGCGTCCGTAGCCGAGGAGTCACAATCGAAGTCGGTGTCCCAGCCGCAGACACGGACCCAGTCCTCGCAGTCATCAACACCGCTTCACAACGCAGGGTGGGCGCGCTGGGTCGCCGGCGGCTCGAGTGGGGCGCTGTTCGGCTTCCTCGTCGGTACTGTCGTGCTCTACCTGTTGCAGCCGTATACGCTGTTCAGCAACCCGCCGACGAGTTTCCAGCTGCTCGCCGTGTTACCACTGGTCGGCGCGCTCGGAACGGTCGTCGCGGCAGGGTACGCCGTCCAGTCCTGGCGGCTCTCGTGGTGGACGCTGCGCTCTCGGGTCCACTACACGCTCGTCGTGCTCGCGACGGCTGGGTTCTGCCTGCTGTTGGGGTACTGGAACCTGCTCACGATTCCGCTGTAG
- a CDS encoding DUF7351 domain-containing protein: MTGPNTTPDEATPERPADPFKPLGNETRLEILRVLYDHLQSTSREATLSYSTLRSEVGVTDKGNFNYHLRQLDGLFVERGSETEPTASTGSGTGSDTDTETTTDTNSSSNSHSPTSTDSSPDGYRLTFAGFEIAKVIDVDAWRSHEPCGPVVLDDPRENPVDTSANETDDGPTAQDPLTATYEDSVVEIRRGDDLLYAHAVRPTGAAARGMAVDELLDTASTLWRHTVEQLLKNICPYCHAPIERALEYTPDRRWEHAFSANCDECGSLGGSHVGIVAITHPEAIAFCWDHGLDLTSTRVWSLPFVDDDAVTVLSDEPRRVRLDITFETARLELVVSDDVRIVDTERVCRAER; the protein is encoded by the coding sequence ATGACAGGACCGAACACGACACCCGACGAAGCGACGCCAGAACGGCCCGCCGACCCGTTCAAACCGCTCGGCAACGAGACCCGACTCGAGATCCTCCGCGTGCTCTACGACCATCTGCAGTCGACCTCACGAGAGGCGACGCTCTCGTACTCGACGCTCCGATCGGAAGTCGGTGTTACGGATAAGGGTAACTTCAACTATCACTTGCGACAGTTAGATGGGTTGTTCGTCGAGCGCGGGAGCGAGACTGAGCCTACGGCCAGTACCGGTTCTGGTACCGGGAGCGACACTGACACCGAGACCACCACCGACACAAATTCCAGTTCCAACAGCCATTCACCCACCAGTACGGACTCCAGTCCCGACGGCTACCGACTCACGTTTGCCGGCTTCGAAATCGCCAAAGTGATCGACGTCGACGCCTGGCGATCACACGAACCGTGTGGGCCCGTCGTACTCGACGACCCGAGAGAGAACCCAGTCGATACCAGTGCGAACGAGACCGACGACGGGCCGACAGCACAGGACCCGCTGACGGCAACCTACGAGGACAGCGTTGTCGAGATCCGACGTGGCGACGACCTCCTGTACGCTCACGCCGTCCGACCCACCGGCGCAGCGGCGCGAGGAATGGCAGTCGACGAACTGCTCGACACCGCCTCGACGCTGTGGCGACACACCGTCGAACAGCTCCTCAAAAACATCTGTCCCTACTGCCACGCGCCCATCGAACGGGCACTCGAGTACACCCCAGACCGGCGCTGGGAACACGCGTTCAGTGCGAACTGTGACGAGTGTGGCTCCCTCGGCGGGTCACACGTCGGCATTGTCGCGATCACTCATCCGGAAGCGATTGCGTTCTGCTGGGACCACGGACTGGATCTCACGAGTACCCGTGTCTGGAGTCTTCCGTTCGTCGACGACGACGCGGTAACGGTTCTCAGTGACGAACCGCGTCGCGTGCGACTCGACATCACGTTCGAAACAGCGCGACTCGAACTGGTCGTTAGCGACGACGTTCGGATCGTCGACACCGAGCGGGTGTGTCGAGCCGAACGATAA
- a CDS encoding cyclase family protein — translation MYVDLTHPIESGMPVFPDDPSVDVTTAATVDADGYRVTDLHCGSHTGTHIDAPSHTVPDGAVLDSMSIDRFVFDARVVDYTGLGPREPITTADLPEPDTETDCNLLLCRTDWDEYWGTDRYFDHPYLTPEAAGHCREAGWNVGLDTLNPDPTPTENATESEPAGFQVHQTLLGNDLLIIENLTNLEQLPTSQPITLYAFPLALAEADGAPIRAVAEAASTAD, via the coding sequence ATGTACGTCGATCTTACCCACCCAATCGAGTCCGGAATGCCGGTCTTTCCAGACGACCCGTCAGTAGACGTGACCACAGCAGCGACAGTCGACGCGGACGGCTACCGCGTCACGGACCTCCACTGTGGCAGCCATACCGGGACACACATCGACGCACCGAGTCACACCGTCCCCGACGGCGCTGTCCTCGACTCGATGTCGATCGATCGATTCGTCTTCGATGCTCGGGTCGTCGACTACACCGGTCTGGGCCCTCGGGAACCGATTACGACGGCTGACCTGCCTGAACCCGACACCGAGACCGACTGTAACCTCCTGCTCTGTCGAACCGACTGGGACGAGTACTGGGGGACCGACCGCTACTTCGACCATCCCTATCTGACACCGGAAGCCGCCGGCCACTGCCGTGAGGCCGGCTGGAACGTCGGACTCGACACGCTCAACCCCGATCCGACACCAACCGAGAACGCAACGGAATCGGAACCAGCCGGCTTTCAGGTCCACCAGACACTCCTTGGGAACGATCTGCTCATTATCGAAAACCTGACTAATCTCGAGCAACTCCCGACCAGCCAGCCCATCACACTCTATGCCTTCCCGCTCGCGCTCGCTGAGGCCGACGGCGCACCGATCCGGGCGGTTGCAGAAGCCGCATCGACCGCTGACTAA
- a CDS encoding GYD domain-containing protein has translation MPTYASLIDVADRDVQNAQELASIWGEVRTEFEQHNADLQESYAILGEHDFLAVFEAGDREAAFKSALTLRRHGLQAQTMELLDTDNFSQLVDEV, from the coding sequence ATGCCAACGTACGCATCACTGATCGACGTTGCGGACCGTGACGTCCAGAACGCACAGGAACTTGCGTCGATCTGGGGCGAAGTGCGCACGGAGTTCGAACAGCACAACGCCGACCTCCAGGAGTCGTACGCGATCCTCGGCGAGCACGACTTTCTCGCCGTGTTCGAAGCTGGCGACCGCGAGGCCGCGTTCAAATCGGCGCTCACGCTGCGTCGGCACGGCCTCCAGGCGCAGACGATGGAACTCCTCGACACTGACAATTTCTCGCAACTCGTCGACGAAGTGTGA